The Sphingomonas sanxanigenens DSM 19645 = NX02 genome includes a region encoding these proteins:
- a CDS encoding HdeD family acid-resistance protein, translating to MSGDTRLAALTPDDPAHRGAINDWTRSFASGLLLVIVGAFALAQPGVTEFLGSRFTGMILIAGGAGAAATTFPTTGSQSNWLDAIFGSLCALLGSLVLVEPFRETVPLVWMVAILLLFIGMLEIITAIRSVHQRGWVAIMGLFNTIAGLGLLLAGPSSALIAIGFSFFVRGLFLVLLALHLRSAGHRSALQR from the coding sequence ATGTCGGGTGACACGCGTCTGGCAGCGCTCACACCGGATGACCCGGCGCACCGCGGTGCGATCAACGACTGGACCCGATCGTTCGCCTCGGGGCTGCTGCTCGTCATCGTCGGCGCATTCGCCTTGGCCCAACCGGGCGTGACGGAATTCCTCGGCAGTCGCTTCACTGGCATGATCCTGATCGCCGGCGGTGCCGGGGCGGCCGCCACGACCTTTCCCACCACGGGATCGCAAAGCAATTGGCTGGACGCCATTTTCGGCTCACTCTGCGCGCTTCTTGGATCGCTCGTGCTTGTCGAGCCATTCCGGGAGACCGTCCCGCTCGTCTGGATGGTCGCTATCCTGCTGCTCTTCATCGGCATGCTGGAGATCATCACCGCTATCCGTTCGGTACATCAACGCGGATGGGTTGCGATCATGGGCCTCTTCAACACCATAGCTGGCCTTGGTCTGCTTTTGGCGGGTCCCTCCAGCGCATTGATTGCAATTGGCTTCAGCTTCTTCGTCCGGGGTTTGTTTCTCGTGCTGCTTGCGCTCCATCTGCGAAGCGCGGGACATCGATCTGCCCTCCAACGATAA
- the yegS gene encoding lipid kinase YegS, which yields MKRLRLILHGKIAQDERVRAAVRSVRQDGHQVSVRVTWEAGDAARLTLEAVAEARRGEIDRIVAGGGDGTVDEVFVTAHRSGDFGACSFGILPLGTANDFARSVGLRIDDMTACLRLIVNEPATRIDLGLLGERPFVNVVTGGFGARVTAETDPALKKSLGGLAYLLTGVSRAREFQPCRGRFRAEGFAWEGMFLALAIGNGRQAGGGIPLCPDALIDDGLLELLIMPKIDLTAGREAMTVRARSPWIEFEADENVSISIDGESDQVRGFRAECRSRALPVHLGHDLLLTGRG from the coding sequence ATGAAGCGTCTCAGGCTCATACTCCATGGCAAGATCGCACAGGACGAACGGGTGCGTGCAGCTGTGCGTTCTGTTCGCCAGGATGGGCATCAAGTCAGTGTGCGCGTGACCTGGGAAGCTGGTGATGCCGCACGCTTGACGCTCGAGGCTGTGGCGGAAGCCAGGCGGGGCGAGATTGATCGGATCGTCGCGGGCGGCGGTGACGGGACTGTCGACGAGGTATTCGTGACCGCGCACCGGTCCGGGGATTTTGGCGCTTGCTCCTTCGGCATTTTGCCGCTCGGCACAGCCAATGATTTCGCCCGATCGGTCGGGCTCAGGATCGACGATATGACTGCGTGTCTGCGTCTCATCGTCAATGAGCCCGCCACGAGGATCGACCTCGGATTGTTGGGCGAGCGTCCGTTCGTCAATGTCGTCACGGGAGGTTTCGGCGCCCGGGTAACGGCAGAGACAGATCCGGCGTTGAAGAAGTCCCTCGGGGGCCTGGCTTATCTTCTGACGGGTGTGAGCCGCGCCCGCGAGTTCCAGCCATGCCGGGGTCGTTTTCGGGCCGAGGGCTTTGCTTGGGAGGGGATGTTTCTGGCACTGGCCATTGGGAATGGCCGCCAGGCCGGCGGCGGCATTCCGCTTTGCCCCGACGCGCTGATCGATGATGGCCTGCTCGAACTGCTTATCATGCCAAAGATCGATCTGACCGCCGGGCGCGAGGCCATGACGGTGCGCGCGCGTAGCCCTTGGATCGAGTTTGAGGCGGATGAAAACGTCAGCATCAGCATCGATGGGGAATCCGATCAGGTGCGAGGCTTTCGGGCCGAATGCCGGTCGAGGGCGCTGCCAGTGCATCTTGGCCATGACTTGCTGCTGACCGGCCGCGGATAG
- a CDS encoding ABC-type transport auxiliary lipoprotein family protein, giving the protein MKQNQLRRGYCALALLMPLAACGAMLGSGKPDNLFRFGVPEREDAQAGTANAAPVTLSLARIRFAPEIEGDRILTARGDSVLYIKDARWAAPAPDLFSQALARQFATQAPHVRLRTLREGSADALVLRLDVDRFEARYGRDVQTDTPPVILVSAIAELLDPMTRQIIERRRFSAEEAATLNAKAAIVAAFDKAVGRVSIEIVGWSVGTAQTRPPVAAGRSQ; this is encoded by the coding sequence ATGAAACAGAACCAGCTCAGGCGCGGATATTGCGCTTTGGCGCTACTCATGCCGCTGGCCGCATGCGGCGCCATGCTGGGCAGCGGAAAGCCTGACAACCTTTTTCGTTTCGGTGTGCCCGAACGGGAGGACGCGCAGGCCGGGACTGCCAACGCCGCCCCTGTCACCCTCTCGCTGGCACGCATCAGATTTGCCCCCGAGATCGAGGGCGACCGGATTCTGACCGCGCGCGGCGACAGCGTTCTGTACATCAAGGATGCCCGCTGGGCCGCCCCTGCCCCGGATCTCTTCAGCCAGGCCCTGGCACGCCAGTTCGCGACGCAAGCCCCCCATGTTCGTCTCCGCACGCTGCGAGAAGGATCGGCCGATGCGCTTGTCCTGCGCCTCGACGTCGATCGTTTCGAAGCGCGATATGGACGTGACGTCCAGACAGACACGCCGCCCGTCATTCTGGTGTCGGCAATCGCGGAACTGCTCGATCCGATGACCCGGCAGATCATCGAAAGACGTCGGTTTTCTGCCGAGGAAGCGGCCACGCTCAACGCAAAAGCAGCAATTGTGGCAGCCTTCGACAAAGCCGTCGGCCGGGTCTCGATCGAGATCGTCGGCTGGTCGGTCGGCACCGCTCAGACGCGACCGCCCGTTGCGGCCGGCAGGAGCCAGTGA
- a CDS encoding DUF2059 domain-containing protein — translation MPSTINLFSPRQASGRAFERQAIPRRRRELMNQRTTASTPSRLARATSILASTALLQLCPAPAAAAQAASERSDLTQRQTLCARSVALSGLEQEMDQNIQSALQASFKDLTATFPDDPKAVEAYRDSFAEAMRAAKAPVLARMKESCAAAFTVDELNGINAFYESSAGRAWLEKGRILMRPALAQAIADVVPGVFADTQKRFCARMGGCETAPAAPAPAGHIS, via the coding sequence ATGCCTTCCACTATCAACCTGTTCTCGCCGCGGCAAGCCTCGGGCCGAGCCTTTGAGCGGCAGGCCATCCCACGCCGAAGGAGGGAATTGATGAACCAACGAACAACCGCATCCACGCCGAGCCGCCTTGCACGAGCCACCAGCATCCTTGCCTCGACGGCTTTGCTCCAGCTCTGTCCAGCACCGGCAGCCGCAGCGCAAGCCGCTTCCGAGCGATCCGACCTGACGCAACGCCAGACCCTGTGCGCGCGCTCGGTCGCCCTGTCGGGCCTCGAGCAGGAAATGGATCAGAATATTCAAAGCGCGCTCCAAGCATCCTTCAAGGATCTGACCGCCACCTTTCCAGACGATCCCAAGGCGGTCGAAGCCTACAGGGACTCCTTCGCCGAGGCGATGAGAGCGGCGAAGGCGCCCGTCCTGGCGCGGATGAAGGAGAGTTGCGCGGCGGCCTTCACGGTCGACGAATTGAACGGCATCAACGCCTTCTACGAAAGCAGCGCCGGTCGGGCATGGCTCGAGAAGGGCCGCATCCTCATGCGCCCTGCCCTTGCCCAGGCGATTGCCGATGTCGTGCCAGGCGTTTTCGCCGACACCCAGAAGCGCTTCTGCGCGCGTATGGGAGGATGCGAAACGGCGCCTGCGGCCCCCGCCCCGGCCGGGCATATATCCTGA
- a CDS encoding zinc-dependent alcohol dehydrogenase family protein, with amino-acid sequence MAVMVAMQIDAPHTPLRRVERPVPRPGAGQLLIAVIACGVCRTDLHVADGEIPARYPVIPGHEIVGHVLEIGAEVEGFHIGQRVGVPWLGHTCGQCGYCLSGRENLCDAPEFTGATRDGGYATHVVADAHFCFALPESFSDVAAAPLLCAGLIGWRALRLAGDGQRIGLVGFGAAAHIIAQVAVWQGREVYAFTREGDVQAQAFARSLGCCWAGPSTERPPVELDAALIFAPVGALVPAALKLVRKGGRVVCADIHMSDIPSFAYSDLWEERQILSVASLTRDDGTSFFEMAARSGLHTITKTFPLEQANVALDRLRSGALSGAAVLIPPREDTATASHD; translated from the coding sequence ATGGCGGTGATGGTCGCCATGCAGATCGACGCGCCGCACACGCCGTTGCGGCGCGTCGAGCGTCCCGTACCGCGTCCGGGCGCCGGCCAGCTACTCATCGCAGTCATCGCCTGCGGCGTCTGTCGCACCGATCTGCATGTCGCCGATGGCGAGATTCCTGCACGCTATCCCGTTATCCCCGGGCATGAGATCGTCGGCCACGTCCTCGAAATCGGCGCGGAGGTCGAAGGCTTCCATATCGGTCAGCGCGTCGGCGTGCCCTGGCTTGGCCACACGTGCGGCCAGTGCGGCTATTGCCTTTCCGGCCGAGAAAATCTTTGCGATGCGCCTGAATTCACAGGCGCCACCCGCGACGGCGGCTATGCGACCCATGTCGTTGCCGACGCGCATTTCTGCTTCGCGCTGCCCGAAAGCTTCTCCGATGTCGCAGCGGCGCCGCTGCTATGCGCGGGCCTTATCGGATGGAGGGCGCTGCGCCTTGCCGGCGACGGCCAGCGCATCGGCCTCGTCGGCTTCGGCGCGGCCGCCCACATCATCGCCCAGGTCGCCGTCTGGCAGGGGCGCGAGGTCTATGCCTTCACCCGCGAAGGGGATGTACAGGCGCAAGCCTTCGCGCGGTCGCTCGGCTGCTGCTGGGCCGGTCCCTCGACGGAGCGGCCACCTGTCGAACTCGACGCCGCCCTCATATTCGCCCCGGTGGGCGCGCTTGTTCCGGCCGCCCTGAAGCTGGTGCGCAAGGGCGGGCGCGTCGTTTGCGCCGACATCCACATGAGCGATATCCCGAGCTTCGCCTATTCGGATCTCTGGGAAGAGCGCCAAATATTGTCGGTAGCCAGTTTGACGCGCGACGATGGCACATCCTTCTTCGAGATGGCAGCCCGGTCGGGCCTGCATACAATTACCAAGACCTTCCCGCTCGAGCAGGCCAATGTCGCGCTCGATCGCTTGCGGAGCGGCGCGCTCTCGGGCGCGGCGGTTCTGATCCCGCCACGCGAGGACACTGCGACCGCTTCCCATGACTGA
- a CDS encoding AAA family ATPase, protein MTDASDLSQWLASGEAFAASGTVRRIDTHAASIFLSGDTAWKIKRPVDLGYLDFSTPDKRRAALDAELKLNRRTAPDLYKAVHPVARDQDGALAIDGNGDVVDWILEMRRFPDGALWSDLADANALEKAALQKLADTLVDFHSRSQIAWPGDGADRIGQIVAGNAEAMALYPDILDPKSVSELTERLVRLIDHNSGLLDARGKAGRIRHVHGDLHLANIATIDGVPTPFDCLEFDAELATTDILYDLAFLLMDLWQRGRRREANMVFNRYLDLSPDDEGAVGLMPLFMSVRACIRAHVSAARAQRGGAGDVREDAAHYLELACRLVIDERPELIAIGGLSGTGKSTLARALGADFGRPPGARILRSDVLRKRLAGIFAETPLPASGYTPEASHATYRALDGLAWAALAAGHAVIADAVFGLPEEREAIEEVARRADCPFAGLWLELAEEGRITRVAERPPDASDATADVVRAQSQNLTSIPANWARLTSDASLETLASSARLLLDPLMR, encoded by the coding sequence ATGACTGATGCCTCCGATCTGTCGCAATGGCTGGCCTCTGGCGAAGCCTTCGCAGCATCAGGGACTGTCCGGCGCATCGACACCCATGCCGCGAGCATTTTCCTGAGTGGTGATACAGCCTGGAAGATCAAGCGCCCCGTCGATCTGGGGTATCTCGACTTCTCCACGCCCGACAAGCGCCGGGCGGCTCTCGACGCCGAACTCAAGCTCAATCGGCGGACCGCACCGGATCTCTACAAAGCGGTGCATCCGGTCGCGCGCGATCAGGACGGTGCGCTTGCCATCGACGGTAACGGCGACGTCGTGGACTGGATCCTGGAGATGCGCCGCTTTCCGGACGGCGCGCTCTGGAGTGACCTGGCAGACGCGAACGCCCTCGAGAAAGCGGCGCTACAGAAGTTGGCTGATACGCTTGTCGACTTTCATTCCAGATCGCAGATCGCCTGGCCCGGCGATGGCGCGGATCGTATTGGCCAGATCGTCGCCGGCAATGCCGAGGCTATGGCACTCTATCCCGATATTCTCGACCCGAAATCCGTCAGCGAGCTTACCGAGCGACTTGTCCGTCTTATAGATCACAACAGCGGCCTGCTCGACGCACGCGGAAAGGCGGGACGCATCCGGCACGTTCACGGCGATCTCCACCTCGCCAATATTGCGACGATCGATGGCGTCCCTACTCCGTTTGACTGCCTCGAATTCGACGCCGAGCTGGCGACGACCGACATCCTCTACGATCTCGCTTTCCTGCTGATGGATCTCTGGCAGCGGGGTCGGCGGCGCGAAGCCAATATGGTGTTCAATCGCTATCTCGATCTCTCGCCCGACGACGAAGGCGCCGTCGGTCTGATGCCACTGTTCATGAGCGTACGAGCGTGTATCCGGGCCCATGTGTCGGCGGCGCGGGCGCAACGCGGCGGCGCTGGTGATGTCCGTGAAGACGCCGCACATTATCTGGAGCTTGCCTGCCGGCTCGTCATCGACGAACGGCCGGAGCTGATCGCGATAGGCGGTTTGTCCGGGACCGGAAAATCGACACTGGCGCGAGCGCTTGGAGCCGACTTCGGCAGGCCACCCGGCGCCCGCATCCTGCGCAGCGATGTCCTGCGTAAGCGCCTTGCCGGCATCTTCGCCGAAACGCCCCTTCCCGCCTCCGGCTATACCCCCGAAGCCAGTCATGCGACATATAGGGCGCTGGATGGACTTGCCTGGGCCGCCCTTGCGGCGGGACACGCCGTGATCGCCGACGCCGTTTTCGGCCTGCCCGAGGAGCGCGAGGCGATCGAGGAGGTCGCGCGCCGCGCAGACTGCCCTTTCGCCGGTCTCTGGCTCGAGCTTGCGGAAGAAGGAAGGATTACGAGGGTCGCGGAACGACCTCCCGACGCATCCGATGCCACTGCCGACGTCGTACGCGCGCAATCGCAGAATTTGACGAGCATCCCGGCAAACTGGGCGCGGCTGACCAGCGACGCATCGCTTGAAACGCTGGCAAGCAGCGCGCGGCTTCTGTTGGATCCATTGATGCGGTGA
- a CDS encoding response regulator, translating into MPDPISSTKQERPYILLVAEESALRRSLQLTLRARGYDVRAFASCAHALADPTVLQATCLITDHHMAEMSGVDLLRALRAAGWHRPAILLTTQRAAYFQQQQQALFADILQKPILEHRLCTCVDHATKEC; encoded by the coding sequence ATGCCCGATCCCATCAGCTCTACGAAACAGGAGCGACCCTATATCCTGCTCGTCGCAGAGGAAAGCGCGCTTCGAAGGTCGCTACAGTTGACCCTTCGAGCCCGCGGCTACGATGTACGCGCTTTTGCCAGCTGCGCCCATGCCCTGGCGGATCCAACCGTTCTCCAGGCCACATGCCTCATCACCGATCATCATATGGCGGAAATGAGTGGCGTGGATTTGCTGCGGGCACTGCGCGCGGCAGGATGGCATCGTCCTGCTATCCTCCTTACCACCCAGCGCGCCGCCTATTTCCAGCAGCAACAGCAGGCGCTGTTCGCCGATATTCTGCAGAAGCCCATCCTCGAACATCGGCTTTGCACCTGCGTCGATCATGCGACAAAAGAGTGCTGA
- a CDS encoding HAD-IC family P-type ATPase, translating into MKPEKFADWHALTTEVVLQRLDADVSGLSHSEAAARLTAHGPNALPTSTVAHPVLRFLAQFNNALIYFLLAAAFAAAMLGHMVDALVIAAVVLVNAIVGFVQEGKAERALGAIRDMIAPHATVLRDGARRTIAVPDLVPGDIVMLEAGDRVPADLRLLKARGLLIDEAPLTGESVPVEKQEEPVDAIAGIADQHSMAFSGTLVASGQASGVVAATGTATQIGRISSLIQAVETVTTPLLRQINRFARRFTWFVMAGALLLFAFAVLAREFHWIDALIAVVALAVGVVPEGLPAVITITLAIGVQRMAARNAVIRRLPAVETLGATSVICSDKTGTLTRNEMMVRRVLIQNHDILVGGSGYAPEGGLTCEEAQDDATAVAAASAIIRCGLLCNDAALRNDGGQWKVDGDPMEGALVALSMKAGLNPDHLRNEWKRLDEIPFDAAYRIMATLHSGPADEHVIFLKGAPEEVMAIAGVDPALWEQRIAQAADHGERLLGFAMKRLPAAKARITFDDLGDGVVFLGLMGFIDPPREEAKAAIAECRSAGIAVKMITGDHLGTALAIGRQLKINENVQGLTGKELETLSDDALAAGVLEVDVFARSSPEHKLRIVRALQSHGLIVAMTGDGVNDAPSLKQADVGTAMGHKGTEAAKEAAEMVLLDDNFASIVAAVREGRTVYDNIRKVIAWTLPTNGGEAVAVVLAILIGFTLPMTATQILWINLVLAVTLGLVLAFEPGEPGTMERRPRAANAPLLSPFLLWRVVLVSMLLAALSLGVFFHTLGQGRDLETARTMVVNMLVVAEIFYLFNVRYLHMRSLTWRGAVGTPAVLGAITVVAIAQLVYTYAPFMQAIFESRALTLGDGALIVALGATLFLCLEAEKLLMRRLGWFEELSA; encoded by the coding sequence GTGAAGCCAGAGAAGTTTGCGGACTGGCATGCCCTGACGACCGAAGTGGTCCTCCAACGTCTCGACGCCGATGTCTCTGGCCTGAGCCACAGTGAAGCCGCGGCAAGATTGACAGCGCACGGTCCGAACGCATTACCGACCTCGACGGTCGCACATCCCGTTCTGCGCTTTCTTGCCCAGTTCAACAATGCGCTGATCTATTTTCTGCTCGCCGCCGCATTCGCAGCCGCCATGCTCGGCCATATGGTGGATGCGCTCGTCATCGCCGCAGTGGTTCTCGTCAACGCGATCGTCGGATTCGTGCAGGAAGGCAAAGCCGAGCGCGCGCTCGGCGCGATCCGCGACATGATCGCTCCGCATGCGACAGTGTTGCGCGACGGCGCCCGGCGAACGATCGCAGTCCCCGATCTTGTACCCGGCGACATCGTCATGCTGGAGGCCGGCGACCGCGTGCCGGCCGACCTGCGATTGCTAAAGGCGCGCGGACTGCTCATCGATGAGGCGCCGCTCACGGGAGAATCGGTGCCTGTCGAGAAGCAGGAAGAGCCGGTCGACGCGATCGCCGGCATCGCCGATCAGCACAGCATGGCCTTTTCCGGTACGCTCGTCGCCTCCGGCCAGGCGAGCGGCGTGGTTGCGGCCACTGGCACCGCTACCCAGATCGGTCGAATCAGCAGCTTGATTCAGGCCGTCGAAACGGTGACGACGCCACTGCTGCGCCAGATCAATCGCTTCGCGCGGCGTTTCACCTGGTTCGTGATGGCGGGCGCGCTGCTTCTGTTCGCATTCGCGGTCCTCGCGCGGGAATTCCATTGGATCGACGCCCTGATCGCCGTCGTTGCCCTCGCTGTCGGCGTCGTTCCCGAAGGACTGCCTGCGGTGATCACGATCACGCTTGCTATCGGCGTCCAGCGGATGGCTGCACGCAACGCCGTCATCCGTCGTCTCCCCGCCGTCGAAACGCTCGGCGCCACCTCGGTCATCTGTTCCGACAAGACCGGTACGCTCACGCGCAACGAGATGATGGTGCGCAGGGTCCTGATCCAAAACCACGATATTCTGGTCGGCGGATCCGGCTATGCGCCCGAGGGCGGCCTCACCTGCGAGGAGGCACAGGATGATGCTACCGCTGTAGCAGCGGCCAGCGCGATCATCCGTTGCGGGCTGCTCTGTAATGATGCCGCGCTCAGGAACGACGGCGGGCAATGGAAGGTCGACGGCGACCCCATGGAAGGCGCGCTCGTCGCACTGTCGATGAAGGCGGGTCTCAATCCCGATCATCTGCGCAACGAATGGAAGCGGCTCGACGAAATCCCGTTCGACGCCGCCTATCGCATCATGGCAACCCTCCATTCCGGGCCGGCCGACGAGCATGTGATATTTCTCAAGGGCGCGCCTGAGGAGGTGATGGCGATCGCCGGAGTTGACCCGGCGCTGTGGGAACAGCGCATTGCACAGGCTGCGGATCATGGCGAGCGCCTGCTGGGTTTTGCAATGAAACGGCTGCCCGCGGCCAAGGCACGCATCACGTTCGATGATCTCGGCGACGGCGTCGTGTTTCTCGGCCTGATGGGCTTCATCGATCCGCCGCGTGAAGAAGCCAAGGCTGCGATCGCCGAATGCCGCTCCGCCGGTATTGCGGTCAAGATGATTACCGGCGACCATCTTGGCACGGCGCTCGCGATCGGACGCCAGCTCAAGATCAACGAAAATGTACAAGGTCTCACGGGCAAGGAACTGGAGACCCTCTCCGACGACGCCCTTGCGGCGGGGGTGCTGGAGGTGGATGTGTTCGCGCGCAGCAGCCCCGAACACAAGCTGCGGATCGTCCGGGCGCTGCAGTCCCATGGCCTGATCGTCGCGATGACCGGCGATGGCGTGAACGACGCGCCTTCCCTCAAACAGGCGGACGTCGGGACCGCGATGGGTCATAAAGGCACCGAAGCCGCCAAGGAAGCGGCCGAGATGGTGCTGCTCGACGATAATTTCGCATCGATCGTGGCCGCTGTCCGCGAAGGCCGCACCGTTTATGACAATATCCGCAAGGTCATCGCATGGACGCTGCCGACCAACGGCGGCGAAGCGGTTGCTGTGGTGTTGGCTATCCTCATCGGTTTTACCTTGCCGATGACCGCGACCCAGATTTTGTGGATCAACCTCGTGCTGGCGGTGACACTAGGCCTGGTGCTGGCTTTCGAGCCGGGCGAGCCTGGGACGATGGAGCGGCGGCCACGGGCCGCGAATGCGCCGCTGCTCTCGCCCTTCCTGCTCTGGAGGGTCGTCCTGGTTTCCATGCTTCTGGCGGCGCTCAGCCTCGGCGTCTTCTTCCACACACTGGGACAAGGTCGCGATCTCGAGACGGCGCGCACCATGGTCGTCAACATGCTGGTGGTCGCGGAAATCTTCTATCTCTTCAACGTCCGCTATTTGCACATGCGATCTCTCACCTGGCGCGGCGCGGTCGGGACACCCGCGGTGCTCGGCGCGATTACAGTGGTGGCAATCGCACAGCTGGTCTATACTTATGCGCCTTTCATGCAGGCTATTTTCGAAAGCCGGGCGCTCACCCTGGGAGACGGCGCACTCATCGTCGCCCTGGGCGCCACGTTGTTCCTCTGCCTGGAAGCCGAAAAGCTCCTGATGCGCCGCCTCGGTTGGTTCGAGGAGCTTAGCGCATGA
- a CDS encoding GNAT family N-acetyltransferase, which translates to MASHFSEQSSPQAETSLTTGTGLQLRLRPASAADESVLASFFENVTLEDLRFRFLSAVQHVGHDQILAMLRSDKQAGTVLAFDEDEELVGVATLAADARGETAEVAISVRRDRKAQGIGWSLLRHAAQIAHARGILRLQSIESRDNHEAIEVERDLGFIARAYPGDPTLILVEADLAGGATSGT; encoded by the coding sequence ATGGCATCTCATTTTTCCGAACAATCGAGTCCGCAAGCGGAGACGAGCCTCACGACGGGCACAGGATTGCAGCTGCGCCTTCGTCCGGCCAGCGCTGCCGATGAAAGCGTGCTCGCATCCTTCTTCGAAAATGTGACGCTCGAGGATTTGCGCTTTCGCTTCCTTTCGGCCGTCCAGCATGTGGGCCATGACCAGATCCTCGCGATGCTGCGCAGCGACAAGCAGGCAGGAACTGTGCTCGCCTTCGACGAGGATGAAGAGCTTGTCGGCGTTGCGACGCTCGCCGCAGATGCGCGAGGCGAGACGGCCGAGGTGGCCATCTCGGTCCGCCGCGACCGAAAGGCGCAAGGCATTGGCTGGAGCTTGCTGCGGCATGCGGCGCAAATTGCGCACGCCCGGGGCATCTTGCGCTTGCAGTCGATCGAGAGCCGCGACAATCATGAGGCGATTGAGGTCGAGCGCGATCTGGGCTTCATCGCGCGGGCCTATCCCGGCGACCCCACGCTCATCCTCGTGGAGGCCGACCTTGCAGGAGGCGCAACCAGCGGAACATAA
- a CDS encoding universal stress protein, with the protein MIDPKLSREDSMTVKDILAIVDTGDEDEQFLKDAREFARFHDAHLTVAILSAVPTPDYAMAYAQPYFLLADYVEAAEEKQAKVTRLGERDGFEVRVLSDESGALLDKAPVQARYADLVLFGPVDAYGNAHLRRRLFENIALSSGRPVIVLPAQWKPRSFAHLAIGWNATREATRALGDALKLVQSGAKIDVLVVDARSSTKGHGSEPGADIARNLSRHGFDVTVHALVSEGENQSAVLVDFARRHRADLLVIGASAHSRLRELFLGGVTHDLVDGAPIPVLLGN; encoded by the coding sequence ATGATCGATCCGAAACTTTCACGTGAGGACAGCATGACTGTGAAGGACATATTGGCGATCGTCGACACCGGCGATGAGGACGAACAGTTTCTGAAAGATGCACGCGAGTTCGCACGCTTTCATGACGCCCATCTCACGGTCGCAATCCTCTCGGCAGTGCCGACGCCGGATTATGCCATGGCCTACGCACAACCTTATTTCCTCCTGGCAGACTATGTCGAGGCGGCCGAGGAAAAGCAGGCCAAGGTGACCAGGCTCGGCGAGCGGGACGGTTTCGAGGTGCGGGTCCTGAGTGACGAGTCCGGCGCCCTGCTCGACAAGGCGCCCGTCCAGGCCCGCTATGCGGATCTTGTCCTGTTTGGGCCGGTCGATGCCTACGGCAACGCGCATCTGCGGCGCCGGCTCTTCGAGAATATTGCGCTCTCTTCAGGGCGGCCGGTGATCGTTCTGCCCGCACAGTGGAAGCCGCGCTCCTTCGCGCATCTCGCGATCGGATGGAATGCGACGCGCGAGGCGACCCGTGCGCTCGGCGATGCGTTGAAGCTGGTCCAGTCCGGCGCAAAAATCGATGTGCTCGTGGTCGATGCCAGGTCGAGCACGAAGGGGCATGGCTCCGAGCCGGGCGCCGACATCGCCCGCAATCTCAGCAGGCACGGGTTCGACGTGACGGTCCATGCGCTGGTCTCCGAAGGCGAGAATCAGTCGGCTGTCCTGGTCGATTTTGCCAGGCGTCATCGCGCCGACCTGCTGGTGATCGGCGCTTCTGCTCATTCACGGCTACGCGAGCTCTTCCTCGGCGGCGTCACCCATGATCTGGTCGATGGCGCGCCCATACCCGTTCTTCTGGGGAATTGA